DNA sequence from the Acidobacteriota bacterium genome:
TGCCGGTGTAGCCCATGAAGGAGATCAGGCCCGCCATCGAGATGAAGGAGGCCGCGCTCATCCAGTCGGCGCCGGTCGCCATGCCGTTGGCCACCGCGGGAACGCCGCGTCCGGCGACGTAGAAGCCCGAAGTCGTCCTGACGCGGCTCCACCAGGCGATGCCGATGTACAGCGCGAAGGTCGCGGTGACGATCAGGTAGGTCCAGGCCTGAACGTTCATCGGCTATGGGCCCTCCGTCGTCATTCCCGTGCGGTCTGTGCGGCGTCGGACGGGTCGATCGCTCAGTCGACGCCGTAGCGGCGGTCGAGGCGGTCCATGACCGCGGCATAGACCAGGATCAGGACGACGAAGACGTAGATCGATCCCTGGTGTGCGAACCAGAATCCGAGAGGAAAGCCTCCTACGCGGGCGGCGTTCAGCGGCTCGACGAGGAAGATGCCCAGGACGTAGGAGCAGATGAACCAGACGGCGAGCAGGATCGCCATCAGCCGCAGGTTCGCCCGCCAGTAGGCGGCAGGATCAGCTTGTTCGCTCAAGAGCGGGCATAGTACACCGTCACTCAACCTCTAGCGCCGCCAAACCTGTCGCAGACTCCATCCAAGGGTCCACTGCGCCCCTGGGGCGAACGACTCCATAGTCGAAGGCCCCTTTTGCGGCGCAGCGCCGCCGAGTCCCATTGCAGACTCCATGTTTGGCCCCAGCCCCCACCTCACTAGCACCTTGCGCCTAGGGACTCACTTCGTTCCGTCCTACGGCGCAAGGCCCTAGACTCACGGCCATGTCCGACCGCGCCATGGGCGCCTTCCTCTACGCCGTATCGTGGCTGGTCCGCCTGCTGCCGGCGGCCGCCTTCGGGCCGGTTTCAGGCCTGCTGGCGCACCTGCGGGGCGTGACGCCGCGGGACGTCCGGTTGATGCGGACGAACCTGGCGGTCGTGCTGGGGCTGTCTCCGGGGTCGCCGGAGGCGCGCGATCTGGAATGGCGCTGCGTGCGGCACCAGATCGTCGCGGCGCTCGAGACGGTGAGGATCAGCTTCGACCGGAAACGGCTCGACGTCACGGCGATGGATGGTTTTGACGAGTTGCGGCAACTGATGACCGAGGTCGAGGGCCACGGCCGCGGCCAGGTGCTGGTCACCGGCCACCTGGGCGCCTGGGAGTTGCTGGCCCAGAGCACCGTCCGCGCCTCCTCGTCGCCGGTCTGCGCGGTGGCCAAGCCGTCCCGCGCCAGGGCGGCGTCCGCGTTCGTGGAGCGGATGCGCGGTCGGGCCGGGGTCCGGGTGATCTGGAGCGGCCGGACCTCCCTGTTGCGAGACATGCTGAGCTGTCTCAACCGGCGGGAGACCCTGATCATGGTCGTCGACCAGAGGCCGGACCAGCGGCGCGGGCCGGAGGTCGACTTCATGGGCCGCCGCACCGAGTTCGTGGGCGGTCCCGCGGCGCTGGCGGCCAAGCGAGACTGCCCGCTGATCGCCGCCTTCTGCATCCGCGAAGGACCCTTCAGCTACCGCCTGGAGAGCGAGATGTTGCGCCGGCCCAGCGGCTCGCGGGATCCGGTGGAACTGTCGCAGCGGATCGCCTCGGCGATCGAACGAAGGGTGCGGGCCCAGCCGGAGCAGTGGATGTGGAACTACCGGCGCTGGAACTACGATCCGGAGGAACTGGCCGAGGTCGGCCTGGGGCCAAACCGGTGAGAGGAACCGAAATGAGGGGGAACACGATGACGACGAATCGACGAAGACGGGGACCTGTGCGATCTTCTCGAGCACATCCGGGCCTCGGAGCGGTTCTGCTCGCGGTGTGCGGAGCGGTCGTGCCGGCGACGGGGCCCGCGCTCGCGGCCGAGCGGCCGAACATCGTCTTCATCCTGATCGACGACCAGCGCTACGACGCGGCGTCCGCGCTCGGCCACGCCTTCCTCGAGACGCCTCACCTCGACCGCCTGATCGAGCGCGGGGTGCTGTTCGAGAACGCCTTCGTGACCACGTCGTTGTGCTCGCCGAGCCGCGCTTCGATCCTCACCGGGCAGTACGCGCACCGCCACGGCGTGCTCGACAATCGCACCCGGCTGGACCCGGCGACGCCGACCTTTCCGCAGGAGCTTCAGCGCGCCGGCTACCGGACCGCCTTCGTCGGCAAGTGGCACATGGGCGGCACGTCGGACGAACCTCGCCCCGGATTCGACCGCTGGGTCTCGTTCCCGGGCCAGGGTCT
Encoded proteins:
- a CDS encoding DUF4212 domain-containing protein, translating into MSEQADPAAYWRANLRLMAILLAVWFICSYVLGIFLVEPLNAARVGGFPLGFWFAHQGSIYVFVVLILVYAAVMDRLDRRYGVD
- a CDS encoding lysophospholipid acyltransferase family protein, encoding MSDRAMGAFLYAVSWLVRLLPAAAFGPVSGLLAHLRGVTPRDVRLMRTNLAVVLGLSPGSPEARDLEWRCVRHQIVAALETVRISFDRKRLDVTAMDGFDELRQLMTEVEGHGRGQVLVTGHLGAWELLAQSTVRASSSPVCAVAKPSRARAASAFVERMRGRAGVRVIWSGRTSLLRDMLSCLNRRETLIMVVDQRPDQRRGPEVDFMGRRTEFVGGPAALAAKRDCPLIAAFCIREGPFSYRLESEMLRRPSGSRDPVELSQRIASAIERRVRAQPEQWMWNYRRWNYDPEELAEVGLGPNR